Genomic window (Bacteroidota bacterium):
TACATTGCCCGGAACTGAAGCTAACCATTTTCCATTACGCAAGATCACAAAACTATCTGCTGTCCATCCTGTATAATTGTTCCAGTTCAAACTTATATTTTGTTCGCCAGGAATTGCATTCAATACTATACTGGCATGCTCGGGAGAGAATGTGCTACTAATATTTCCGCAACTATCCAAAACGGCTACTTTGAAATAATATACTGAGTCGACTGTATTTATTCCTGAAACTTTATAGGTTAATTGAGGCGTGAACGCAGAAGCCAATATCCAATTAAAATCGTTTGCCGTACGATAATATACTATATAACCACTTGCATCACTACTGCTAGAAGGATTCCAATTTGCGGTAACTTCTCCATTGGCTACACTAGTTGCGGCAACATAAACATTGATTAAGGTAGTGGCATTGGGAGCGTCAATTTCAAAAGTGAGCACACCTACTGTATCCGATAGTGATACAAATCCTGTGCTATCCATAACCGTAATCCGATAATAATAGGTCAAATTACAATCAGCAAACGAGTCGGCATAACTGGTAACGGAAGGACCAAATAATCCAATACTTGTCCATACTGTTTGTCCCGGATTTAACCTTTCCAAAAGATATTGATTTACAGGAAAACCGATATAATTAGACCAACTCAAATTTACAGAACCGCTAACAGAATTGGCTTGCAATTGCACCACAGTGTGGGTGTCGCTAGGAGCAGATTCATTATCGCAACTATCGGTTACTGTAATATAAAATCCATTTGCAAGGTATTGCGTATTGAGACCCTGCACGGTAAATGAAAGTTTGCCATTGTTCAACTCAGGATATATATTTTTCAATTTGAAATAAAGCCCACTATCATTTAAATATATATTATAGCCAGTACGAATACGATCGGTAGAGGCATTAAAAAATACATCAACTTCTGCATTCGCTGGGTCGGTGGAAACTACCGTAGCGTAATCTATCTTAATTCTCGGTGGTGGTATTGTATCAAAAGTTACTGCGGTATTCACATTGGAATTACTTAAGGAATAATCACCAAACAATTCTGATGCTTCTATATAATACCTATAAGTGTAAGTGCAACTCACATTGGTATCGATATAACTGGTGGTAGCAGAGTCGGTAACTGCTATAATATTTGCAGCATTCAGATCATCCCATCTCCATATTTTATAATTCGCTACGGGGAATCCTTCGTATTTGCCCCAGTCGAGAGCTACTTGCAAGTTACCTGGCGTAACGGACAAATCCATAGTTTTATGCACTTCGGAATAAGCTCCTTCGCGGTCGCACAAATCGCGGAAAACCATTTTAAAATAATTTAACCCATCTTCCGTATCAATACTATCCAACAGAAATGTTGTGTCATTCATATCCGTTGTTTCGTAATACATATAATACTTACTAAAGGGACTTCCATTCCAATAATATATTTGATATTTTTTAACTAAGGTATCTACTGTTTTCCCCCATGTAAAAGCAATAGCTCCCAAGGTATTACCGCTAGAAGTAGTGGTAGCATTAAAAATATTGGGGGCTAGTGGTGTGGGGTAGTTATAAGGTATTACAGCCATGGTATCGCTAAGTGAATAGGTAGTACCGTCGCTGCTGCGAGCGAGCACCACATAACTATATACACTGCCTAAATTAATTCCAGAATCTTTAAACGTAAATGTATTCGTATCGGCAACAAAAGTTGATTTAACACCTAAGCTATCCTTCCTATATATTTCATACCTCAAAAGTTTATTATTAAAATACGCATAAGGGCTCCAAGAAATATTGATTTCTGGAAAACAAGCTTGATATTGAAATTGGAGCTTAATAGTTGTTTCGGTATCGCTGGGCATCGATATATTGTTGGTATTACAACTATCAACAGCTACCACATAATAACTATATGATTGCTGATTGGCAACTACAGTTGAATCATCATAAGTAAAAACATTAGTTACCTGTGCAATATTGGTAAATATCCCCGAACTATTGTTTCTATATATATTATAATACTTTACATCAGAGCTTTTGCTCGCAAACCATTCAAGCCTTACCAAATTATTATTAACAACTGACACCACTTTAATTACTGCAGGTTCGGGCTTAATGGTATCATAAGGAACCAATAAAATACTATCAGAATTAACATACACTCCTCCAAATCCATTCGTTCTAATTCTAAAGTATTGGTTTGTATTACAACCCAAAAAATCTACACTGCCTGAAGTTGTAACGCTGTTCTTATATAATATAGTAGTCCACACTCCGCTAATCCATTGTTCTACTTCTTGATCCTTAATAGGGAAACCTGTATATAAATTCCAATTAAGTTTTACGCCCAAGTTCACGGCATTACCACTTAGGTTTGCACTGGTATGTGCTGCGGCAGCCAAAGATGCATTCATAGCACAACTATCGTATGCTATAATTGAAACACTATATGCTGAGTCGCTTACTGGCAATGGGGTGATATCATAAGTTAAAGTACTTGGAGACAAAGTATCCGCTTTAATCCAATTGCCGTTGGGCGATCTATAGGATATTACATACTGGCCTATATCGGGCGACGATGCCTGCCAACTAACACGAAGTGTATTGTTATTTAAAACTGTTGAGCTTACAATATTAACTTGTGCAGGAGCAACAGAGTCGAATGGGGTAAGTATAATAGTGTCAGAATAAGATTCACGTCCCGTACTGCTTTCTATTCCTATAATAAAATAGGTATGTGGAATATTACAAGACAAACTATCGTGCAACCATGCAGTATCGGTAGGAGCCAAAGTATCTAACCTTACGAAACCACCACTGGGCAATAGCTCAGTTATTTCATAACGCTGAATATTATAACCTGCAAACTTGTTCCAATTAAGAGAGTTTTGCAAATGGCCACCTTGGCCTGTAAGTTGTATTTGATCGAAAACAATAGAATTGGAAGCGTTCAAGCAAGAATCAACAACAGCAACTTGATAATTATAATAACGGTTTTGTGCATCGGCAGTATCATAAAAAGTAAAAGTATTGCCAGGAGCCGCACTATATAAAAATCCACGCTGCACCCAATTACTGGAGTCACGCTCTTTCCTCCTTATTGCATATCCAAATATAGAAACTGAATCTTGTTCAACAATATCAATCTGTATGGTTTTATAATCGTATACAGTTACATTCTTCAACACTCCCAATGCTATAAAACTTGTATCAATAGGTGGCAAGGTTACGGTATCGCTCAAGCTATAATATACTCCATTTGTATCTTTGGCAATTACTGCATAACTCACATATCCGTTACATGGCGAAGGGAAGTCAATAAATAATGTATCTGTGCCTGCAACGGTACCAACAGGATAAAACCCTCCAGTATCCTTACGCATGATTATATAACTTCCTACCTTCCATCCTTTATAAGGAGTCCAGTTCAATTTGTTCCTGAGTTTCTTAAGCGTCACGCTCAAATCCATAGTTTTATGGAATCCGTTAGAATCGGTAACTATATTGCACGAGTCTACACTTACCATATAATACCAATGATTTTGTGTACGCGTATTCAATCCTATATGGGTGAATGTATCAAGTGTTAGCGGAATATTATCTTTGATTAAAGAATAACTTCCTGCTGCACCTGTATTTGAATAATACAATCTTGAGAATTTAACAAACGAGTCAAGCTCCAATGCCTTCCATGCCACTAGCACTGCACCATTGGTAGCCGATGTTGCTACTTTACTAACTGAATGAATAACAGGGCCACGAACATTTTTGAAATCAAAATTAACTGTGTCACTTTGGCTGCTATTGTTACCTCCTCCATTTTCGTTAGCTACAATAACATATCTATAATAAGTATTTACCGAGATAGCTGTATCTGTATAAGTAGAATCGGCAGCAGTAAATGTTTTGTAAACAGAATATGCTCCACCATTGCTACTGCGATAGAGTTTATACTGAGCTACACTTCCAGGCCAATTTTTGTAGGTGCTCCATTTCATTTTATACAATCTTTGGCAAATATCTAATTGGCCATCCAGGTTGATAGAATTATGCTGTAGAGCCTTGCTGCTACTATTATTAGAGCAGCTATCAAATGCTTCAAGTGTATAGGTATAATAATATTTAGCAGCGTCCACATTCGAATCGGAGTAATAGATAATATTCCCTGCAAGCGTATCGTAAGCAACTGGCGTACCTCCATTTAATGCCCTGTATAATATAATACGGTTTACATCTGGATCTGTTTGACTCCAGTGCAAATCAAGGCGGGTATGATGTATGGTTGTTATATAATCAAATACAGGTCGCGGTGGAGGTTGTGTATCGAAAGGTTGTATAGCGATTGTATCCGAATAACTAGTTGGGTAACCACCTTGATATAATGCTTGTATTCTATAATAGTTCAGTTTGCAGCGTACACCCACACTATCAGTGAAAGAAGTATCGCCATTTGTTATATTATATATATCAATCCAAGAACCGTTATTCCACCTTTGAATATTATAATCGCTCACTGTAAATCCCTTGTAGGCATAAAACTGTAAGAACACCCTGTTATTGCCAGGCTGAGCATGAAGCTGCATAGCACAATGTATAGTAGAATCCTTAGAGGCTAAGTTTTGACAACTGTCGTGCGACATGATATAATAACAATATCTATTACTCATGGCATCTACTTTCATATCGCTATATATAACAGGATTGCCTGTTGGATAAGTTAATACCGTATCCAATACATATGCTCCGCCATTGGTAGATTTATAGATAAAATATCTGTCAACATCTTTGGATATACTGGGATTAAAAAGTAAATTAATTTGAGTACCAGTAATTACAGTTACCATTTCCACATTGGGAGCTATCGGCCTTATTGTATCATAAGAAGTTAAGATAATAGTATCACTTTCCGTATATAAATTGGTATCATTTACATCATAAAACTGCACTTTATACCAATAAGGAGAATAACACGAAATGGCAGAATCATATATTACAGAGTCGTTAGCAGTAAGTGTTTTGTAAGGGGCCCAAACATAAGTAGTTGAAGTGTCAGCCCTTACCAATACTACTTTACTAAACCCTTTAAAACCTTGATAATTGTACCACCACAGTTTCACCCTGAAATTTTCTGCTTGCCCTTGTAAATTAACAGGTGCATGGTGTTCGTACATGGAGCCGATATTGCCACAACTGTCAATCGCTTGTATTTTATAATAGTAAGGTTGGTTGCCGCTGTTAATATTTGCAGTAGCATCAATATATTTAAAATAAGGACTCTTATTATTTTTCACAGAATCTAAAAATACAAATGCTCCTGTAGTCTTACGGTATATATAATACCAAGCCACATCGCCCGAATCGTTTGGTTTCCATTCAAGCTGAACTTGTTGGCCAGATGGTGTAATAGTTGCCTTCACAAATCCTTGAATGACTGGGGGTAATTTGTCTTTTAAGGTAAAATACGAGGTATAGGTTGAAGAAGAAGTGCAAGCACCCACGCTATCGTAACCTACTACTTTGTACCGGTGCGAAGACGTGCAACCCCTTGCATATTGAGAAATAGAATCGTTTAAGGTGCTGTCAGCATAAGTCCAGCCGCTGCCATCATCTTTGTATAGAAAATATTTATAAGGTTTATAGGCAGTAGTAGGCTTATTCCACAAAAGGTTCACCACACTTTGACCGCTTAGCGTCCCAGTTATCAAAATGGTAGATATCGTATTTCCACTTACATAGTTACCACAAATATTTACGGGCACAATATCATAAATATATTGTGTAGTAGTGGCACTCGTTACCGTGTTATCAGTATAACTAGTAGATGATAGGCTTGCTGAATCTATAAGTGTATAACTGCCCGCCAAGGGTTTTCTAAATATATAATACTTGGTGGTAAGTGAACTTTGCGTGGACGGATTTTTCCATGTTAAATTTATCTGGGTAGCACTCACCACATCGGCACATCGCAGTTGCGGCGTGTTTCCTGTCACCATACTATTTACCGTAATTGAAAAATTCTTTTGGTCACTCCCACAGTTTTTATTTAACAAATCAACTGTCATCAGGTAGGGCTGCGAACGAGCATGGTTACATCCAGGTTTCCAACAAAATTGTTGGGTAACTAAACTGTCGCCCGATTTTTTTGCAAAGGTGGCCAATGGAACCGTACCGCCTGTCAAGGTATCGAACATCACACCGGTTGCCGAAATATATACTGAGTCGCCCAAGGAATCTGTACCAACAATATTGAAACACAAGGAATCGCCTACTTTCACACTTTTGGAAGTTGAACTACCCCAACTTACAATTTTTGGTGGGTAATAGTTGGCACATGCTTTTGCAACTACTTGCAAATCTCTCCGTACTTCACTCATCAACACAGGCGAGCCATTAACATCGCGATACTCCTTAATTTCAATGGCTATTACAAAGTTATTGGAGGTTGGAGCGGTTGCGGTAATCTCTCCCGTAAAAGTGTCCATTGCTATAGAGCCACTCGTTCCCAAAGGTTGCGTAGTTGAATAACCAGATGCCCAATCGCATAGAATGCCACTAAGTGGCGGCTGCACCGCATAACCTGAACCTGGACTGCCAGGTGTTGAGCCATAAGGTTGTACAAACGTAAATACCAGTGAATCTCCATCGGCATCATAAGCATTATTGCTAAAAACCATTTGCTTATTGGTACACAGGAAGGGAAGAGGTTTGCTTACAAATTGAGGTGAACTATTGATATATTGTTTGGGAGAAGGGATATATATCTGCCATCCCATACTTTTCTTGTCATTTGACTGGCTTGCCCCCAAACTTAGATTTATAATACTATTGTTTCTCTGTGTACCCCCACAAGTAAAGTATAGACCATACGTTTGACTGGTTGGCATATTTATGGTGTCAACGTATACCGCTTCTTCAATGCAAACACCTGTTGCGGGTATACAAGTGGGGGTAACATTATTAGATTTACCACCAACCATATAAACTTGACGAGTTCCCAATGAAGAATAGTTGGTACTCTTATAATAGCCTATGCTTATGGGATTTGAAAAACCTGATGATGAATTACAATCACGGTATATTACCAATTTAATTTCGTAATAAACTTTATTACTTTGGGTATACAAATAGCGGTAGGTGAAATCGCCACCCATTAAGTGAGTTGACTGTGCAGATTTTTGAAACCCCAACAGTGTCAATATCAATAAAATAAATGTAAATGATTTTTTGGTCATTTTTAAAGGGGTAAATTTACTGATTAATAATGGTATAGACAAACTTTTTGTCTGAAGGGTTCGGTTTACAATTGATAATCTTTTAAATAAATAAAACCCGAGTAAACCATTTGCCTTCTCTAAAAGAAGTCTGATGGTAGTTTTAATAAATTGATTAACTAAAATTGATTTTTCCATTGGTTCTATTTGATGATGCAAAGAAACAGTGCCTGTTAAACCTAGAAACTGATTTGCATCAATATAGCCCAATGACTTTCATCAACTTGGATATCTGTGTACTTGAAGTGTTTTTCTTAATTTCCCCCGATTTCGATTTTCAACACAAGGCTGCGGAAGTTTGATCAATTTTTCACCACCTTCTGTACCCAAATATTTCCATGGGGATCGCTAATTCTCACAAAGTATAAGCCTTCTGCTAAATCTGCGAGTGCAATACACTGGGTTTGATACTGCGGCATCGACCATTTCTTCTCAAAAAGCAAACAACCAATTGGGTCTAAAATTTCTATTTGTAGATTTTCTAAACTTTTGTTTGCTAGATATAAATCGCCGTTTGTAGGATTGGGATAAATTGCAACTATTGCATCAATATTTAAAGAAGGAATACCCACACCATAAAAATTAACCGCATCAGCTACCGATATACATTGGTCGGGATTGGTATAAATACAATAGTATCTCCCTGCCTTTGTAGGAGTAAAGTTAACTCCATTGCCTTGCAAAATCCCTGTAGTATCATACCAGTTCATCGAAGCACCTTGCACGGTTGTTAAATAAGTTTGCTTTACTTGTATAATCGGTTTCTGCGGAGGGGTTAATACCCTGATATACTTGTTCAACACTAAAGTATCACTTTGCCAAGCATTGCTCACCACCAATTGTATGTCGTAAAAACCGGGGGTATCTTGTTGCCAACGCAAAGTATCTCCAATCCCTGCCAACACACCTTGCACAAACCATTTTACGGATTTTACATACTTGTTTCTCAAACAAATAAATTGTGTTTGCTCACCCACACATACTTGTGCTTGGGCACCATATATACTTGCCATCGGAAAACTATCAAAAGCACAAAATCCTGTTTTTAACAAAAAAAAAGCACTTGGCAGATAAAGCCTCCCGCCGCATTGTGTAATATTCGTAAAATTACTTTCTTTTTTAGCCCCATTCAATATGATAGACTTGAAAAACAAAGCCCCTGAAGCTAAATCCTCTTTAGCCCAATTAATAGTGCCTATGCAAGCAGCACTATATAATAATCCAATACTTCCAGTTACTTGAGGGGTAGCGAATGACGTCCCCTTGTCAAGAGCATAAGTAGCATTAGAACTTGTGGTATATATATCAGTGCCAGGAGCTGCAATATCTATACTCCGTTTGCCATAAGCTGCTGCATTATCAAGGTCTCCCCACATATTGTGATTGGTAACCATTACCAAAAAATGACTTACGCAATTGGTGGGCATGTCGTAAGACACGTCAGTATTAATAGGCGTATTGGCTGTAGCGGCCACACTAATAATACCTAATTGCCCAAGACTATCATACATGGCACACCACAGGGGATAATTTTTAGGATTGCCATTATCAATACCAAACGAAGAATTTACTGCTACCACAAATGCCCCCTTTTTTCCTTGGCTCTGTATATAATCTTTTTTCATTTGGGCATAATATCCATAAGCTTCTACCACTGTAGCTTCATCGGAATTTGGGAAGGAAACGGGCAGTATTTTTATGTTCCAGTTTATACCTGTCACACCTATCTTATTATCACCTGTTGCTCCCATCACACCTGCCACTCCCGTGCCGTGGTCGGATGGAGGCATACTGTCATTATTTAACTGGGTATTATAACCGCGGTAATCATCAATATATCCATTACTATCATTATCAATATTATCATAAGGGATTTCATTATGGTTGATGAATAAATTAGCTTTGAGATCGGGGTGATGGATTTCCAGTCCTTGCTCTACCATACCAATTACAATAGTATCGCCTGCTTTTGTTATACCTCCTGTGGTACTGTCCCATACTGCAGTGGCACCAATATCCATCGTTATTACTTGGCTATTTTGCAAATACCATTGCTTATTAAAAAATGTGTCATTGGGTATAGTGCTTCGCAAATACACTTTATGATTAAGCTGGGCTATAGCTACTTCTGGTTTTTGCTTCAGAAATACAATAAATCTATCTATATCATTGTTCTTTTTGGGTTCCACCAAATATATATGATATAGTTTCGACAAACATTTTACAATATGTATATCTGTGTAGCTTGCCAATTGTTCAATGCTATTGCCTGTTTTCAGCATAATAATAGCCTGCCTTTCTGGAGTTTGAGAATACATAATATTAGAGCATACAACTAGTAGCATACTTATCACTATTTTCCGAAAACAACCGTAAATAAAATAGACCGAAGTTGCCACTTTAAATTGGTCATTCATCGGTCTATTATTCATATCAATTATGATAGTACTATCTAAGTACTACTTTTTGTTCCATTGTTTCGACACCCGAAACTATTCTAATCAAATAAATTCCTTTGGCAAATTGAGAAAGATCTAAAACCGTTTTGGTTTGCAAATCATAAGTTCCCACTTGTTTGCCAGTTATATCTATAATATTTATACGGCCAGTATTATAGGGCGACTCAACTATTACCAAGCCCGTACTTGGGTTTGGATATATAGCAAATGCTTTTTTATTGCTGATATTTTGCAAGCCTGTATAGGTACATGGTGTTGTATATGCATTTCCTGGAGAACCTGCTGCACATCCGCAGAACCAAGAAGCCGAATTGTTAAATGCTTGTTTGGTGGTATCAGCTAGTTCCAGTGTATATTCTAAACCATCAGCACATATAGGCCATGGGCTTGTATTGCTATAATATACATAATACTTTAATCTGCCTGATGTATCAAATAGTTCAATACTTCCTTGCTTTGGTAAATCGAGACCTGTCCAAGTGCTATGATTTGTTACACTAGGCCAATACATAGCTAATTTAGTATCATCTTTATTCAACAATTGATATTTCTTTGCCTGCACTATCAAGTTGCCGGAGAACTTATAAGTCAATGCTCCAATATCTACACGCCATTGATGGAGCAACATCGTACTATTTGAATTATTCTTCAATTCCAACCATTGTCCAGCATCGAACATTGGGCCCGGGTTATAGTTTATTTCGCTTACCACAAGTGGATATTGGCATGGTATATATGTAGTGGCTGGCGAACCACCAATGCAACCTTCGAACCACGCAGTGTACGTTCCTGTTGCAGGTTTAGTTATATCACGTTCCAAGCTCCGACCTGTACCTGCCACTTCCGCAGGCCAACCATTGCCGGCTCCAAATCCGAATATACCTATCATATTGCGTTTGGTATTATACATTTTCACCAAACCTCCTGTATCTGCCAAATCAAATCCACTCATGCTTATTGCATTTATTCCTTTATTATATAATCCAAAATTAGTAAGGTCATTTGCAAAAACCAATCTTTCACCTTTCAACATAAAAGTGTTTTCAGGCACTATAAATGTTTTGCTCGAATCGCTATTCACAAATAAATAGTTACCAATATCAATAGGGTTCGCATTGGTATTCGCCAATTCTATCCAGTCTCCGGTATTATTTTTAAGATGAGGCTTGAACATGATTTCAGAAATTGTAGGATCGCCTATACAAACACTGTTGGCTAATCCTGGAGAACCGAGGATACAATAGTTTGCCCAATTGGCAGCGGTGTAAGTAAGATTTGAAGTATCGTTTAGGGCAATGGTATATCCATTCGCATCAGCTTTGGCCCAACTTGAAGTATCATAACTAATTGCTGCTGCTACTTTACCCGCTTTATCTATAATCACGATTCCATCATTCACACTCAAATCAAAATTAACTTCCACTTTTAAGAACGACTGTACCGGGAATATTTTATCAAATTTTGCCTTATTGCTTACCACTACCAATCGGAAACCGGCGGGAATTATTGTATTTGCAGGCAAGGTAAAGCTTTGTCCGCTTTGTATAGTTTGCACATTATACCCGCTCAAATCCTTCAATTGGTTGCTGGTATTTCGTACCTCAAACCAGTCGCCAGCATCTGCCTTTGGATGGCTTTGGTAATTAATTTCTGAGAACACCAAGTTTTCGGCACAGGTACTATAATCTTTCCCAGGCGAACCTTCCAAACATCCACCAAACCATGAACTTCCTAAATTTGGGTCATTGGTCGGTGAAGTACGTTCAAGGGTTCTTTCAGTTAAATATGCATCCTTTGTCCATCCTTTAGAGAAGTCGTAAGGAATTGCATATATCAAAGTGTGGTCTTCATTATATATTTTTATGGTATCTGCGTTGTCATCAAAATAATATCCTCCCGATACATGGTTATAGGTATTATAATAACTTGCAAACAACGATGAGTCGGGAGTTACTATTATGTAATCTCCCGTTTTCATAATCTTATCTGTATGTATTTGCCCTGTGAGTGACCCATTGGCATTGCTAATTTCCCAGCCATCGACTGTTGCGAAGGAACTACTGTTGTTTTTGAACTCAAGCCAGTCACCACTTTTCGACCATGTAGCACTTGCCAATTGCATCTCCGTAAGAACTGTACCGTTAAAGCAAGGACTGTAAGCCGCAGCGGGCGAACCACCTAGGCAACCAGCAAACCAATATGTTGGAATTCCAGTATTTGCCGAGGTATCATTCCCTTCAATCGTATAACCTCTGCCATCAGCTTTAGATATTGCAGAACTACTATAAGAAGTTTGTGCAATAAGTTCAGCTTGCTTACTATATATCTTTAAAATTTCGTTTTTGCCCAATACAAAATTGAGAGAGCCATAGATGGGAACATTAGGGAAAATCGACCTAAACTTATTGCTATCGGAACAAAGCACAATGCGTTGATTGGAAGCAATGACACTGTTTTGCGGAAATCCGAAATAACCTCCCGAACCATTCTTCAAACTATAGTAACTCAAATCGTAATTATTGCTCGATTTGTTCCATATTTCTAACCATTGACCCGCATCTATAATACTAGAGGGGGTATGATTTATTTCTGAAATTACTATTTTTTCATCGCATTTTTGGTAAGGCCCACCAGGGGAACCTTCTATACAACCATCGAACCAAGAAGTGTAGAATAAAGCACTATCATATATGCTCGTTCGTTCTTGTGTGCGACCATTGCCATTGGCTCCTTGAGGCCAGTTGCTAGAAGTTCCATCGAACGTGGCAGTGGCGAATAAGATACCAAAGTTATCTCTAAGTTTGATTGTTTGTGGTTTGTTATTTAGCAAATCAAAATTGAAATTACCTACTGTTTTAACACCTGTATGTCGCTGTTTGAACCTGGAAGTATCATAACAAAATACAAGATATTCATCTTTGAATATTACGGGTGCTTTTTGAAAGGTATATACAAAAGTGCTGTCCCCATTTTGCAACCTAAACCCTGAGGGTTCCACAGGAAGCAAACCCGTATTTTGCACTTCAAACCAGTCGCCTGAGTTCAGAGAAATATCGCTATTATAGTTTACTTCTGTAATTGCCAACTGCCCGCCACAAGCACCTTTTATTTTACCTGGCGAACCACAAGGGCAAGCGGTAGTCCAGCTTTGAGGCTGCGATGCAAATACGGAATCCTTTTTCCAGTCCAAGGTATACGAGCCACCATTAGTAGCTTGCAGCGTATAATCCCATGTTGAATCAATATAATAAGCTACGCCATAACGTAATTTGCTATTGGCATCACGGAGTATGATATGATCGCCCAATGAGGCAAGTCCGAAATTGAAATCGCCCAGTACATTTGTGAGGTTAGGGAACAGTTTTAAGAGTTTGCTCTTTTTATTGCTTACTACTATGCGGTCATTGGGTTGCAGCACCGTACCGCTAGGGAACAAGAATGTATCTTTTACATCATTGTCCTGAAATATCCAACCTGAAATGTCTTTTGCTACCTTATGCAAATTCCATATTTCAAACCAGTCGCCCGCATCGGCATCGCTATTGCTATTATAATTTATCTCGCTCACAAAAATACTGTCGTCGCAGGCGGTAAATGCAACTCCAGGCGAACCACCCAGACAACCACGTTTCCATGCTTTGGGGTCGCTCTGCCAAGCAACGGTATCTTTTACTTCAAGCGTATATCCTGTGCCTGCAATTCTTTTGGGCCAAGCCAAAGTATCATCGTAACTCATGGCTGCCAATAGTTTTGTTCCTTGCAGAAAACGCAAATCGTCGCCAACGGAACCCAAGCCAAATTGAAA
Coding sequences:
- a CDS encoding lamin tail domain-containing protein, with amino-acid sequence MILLPFAGKSQLFINEISSANAGSIADDNGDWSDWFEVYLKTGSSSIDLRNYCFSNDRSNPTMWRISTSVTMAAGNKYVIFASGKDRYKSSKAHTNFKLNQASNSAELIMSDTNGNIIESHVVGGVGSKETYARMPDGSTWYISDKPTPGNTNSGNKFTAYCQAPVFTPDGGVFLQKGGKYKLTITMTSPDGAAIYYSTDGSYPPSAVPASTNKSFTKYSKAITFDSTKVFKARCYKVGLLPSPQQVQTYFVNDSLYTSAVSISTNPDSFSSVYTANTERQAYFELFDKYGKTEKQFGCVITTHGNYSRSFAQKSIRVKTKGYLDSSYCAGDLFWNKKLPEVNSFNVRNAGVDWFRAHMRDELIHSLGVNTNQDVQVARTVKGYMNGKFYGMYHIRERQDNNYCYENHGVNPDSIDMFHYSPGSPMYGSSATWYKLVDTFNASQYTSAATLSDAAFNRITKTVDYENWTDYFFTETYVINQDWPGNNIRWWRPQGGNQKWRFMLWDLDFGFGINWGLGNTSPQLDFFKSTLDGGGNPAGMIKMMLKNAKFKKYFINRQADLINTTFHYTSVQATVKILYDSLYNDMVKSFARWSGQLNPPTGTSTSLSDWQKEVDVIRKFSVDRNIYARKYVKDYFSLSDTVNLIFDVYPASAGRMKVSTVYPNKFPWKGTYFNGNNVTVAAIPNPGYTFSYWSGDALSANDSNATIDKNFTKKGGRLTANFVATGTTTKQQLNITEVHYNSDKIQNPGNWIELTNYGNSNIDISEWKLNTNIRWIKYQFAEGTTIPANTRWILCSDTNLFRKQYSNVTAPLIQTAIELGNSKEDIDIIDNQGKTVISIHYTDAQPWPLAADGYGRNMELINDTLLASNPANWRNGCMRGSPGASFSKCSEFIKVSEINYHPPKFAASGDWFELYNHTAATIDLSNYLVRNKNNFINFVFPTNTKIVAGGRLLCVGDTTAFKTVNPTVNAFVSLQGMDLSNGFDVIRIFTPSDSLVFSVAYDDKGTFTQKADGQGYSLELKDSADDFSEGSSWFSACMGGSPGTTPANCIGGILFTEINYKAASFNDAGDWFEIKNSSPSALNLSGWDVYDGDTLTPFRIPSNTILKSGDYLVFVADTVKFKTMYPNVKNYIGNFQFGLGSVGDDLRFLQGTKLLAAMSYDDTLAWPKRIAGTGYTLEVKDTVAWQSDPKAWKRGCLGGSPGVAFTACDDSIFVSEINYNSNSDADAGDWFEIWNLHKVAKDISGWIFQDNDVKDTFLFPSGTVLQPNDRIVVSNKKSKLLKLFPNLTNVLGDFNFGLASLGDHIILRDANSKLRYGVAYYIDSTWDYTLQATNGGSYTLDWKKDSVFASQPQSWTTACPCGSPGKIKGACGGQLAITEVNYNSDISLNSGDWFEVQNTGLLPVEPSGFRLQNGDSTFVYTFQKAPVIFKDEYLVFCYDTSRFKQRHTGVKTVGNFNFDLLNNKPQTIKLRDNFGILFATATFDGTSSNWPQGANGNGRTQERTSIYDSALFYTSWFDGCIEGSPGGPYQKCDEKIVISEINHTPSSIIDAGQWLEIWNKSSNNYDLSYYSLKNGSGGYFGFPQNSVIASNQRIVLCSDSNKFRSIFPNVPIYGSLNFVLGKNEILKIYSKQAELIAQTSYSSSAISKADGRGYTIEGNDTSANTGIPTYWFAGCLGGSPAAAYSPCFNGTVLTEMQLASATWSKSGDWLEFKNNSSSFATVDGWEISNANGSLTGQIHTDKIMKTGDYIIVTPDSSLFASYYNTYNHVSGGYYFDDNADTIKIYNEDHTLIYAIPYDFSKGWTKDAYLTERTLERTSPTNDPNLGSSWFGGCLEGSPGKDYSTCAENLVFSEINYQSHPKADAGDWFEVRNTSNQLKDLSGYNVQTIQSGQSFTLPANTIIPAGFRLVVVSNKAKFDKIFPVQSFLKVEVNFDLSVNDGIVIIDKAGKVAAAISYDTSSWAKADANGYTIALNDTSNLTYTAANWANYCILGSPGLANSVCIGDPTISEIMFKPHLKNNTGDWIELANTNANPIDIGNYLFVNSDSSKTFIVPENTFMLKGERLVFANDLTNFGLYNKGINAISMSGFDLADTGGLVKMYNTKRNMIGIFGFGAGNGWPAEVAGTGRSLERDITKPATGTYTAWFEGCIGGSPATTYIPCQYPLVVSEINYNPGPMFDAGQWLELKNNSNSTMLLHQWRVDIGALTYKFSGNLIVQAKKYQLLNKDDTKLAMYWPSVTNHSTWTGLDLPKQGSIELFDTSGRLKYYVYYSNTSPWPICADGLEYTLELADTTKQAFNNSASWFCGCAAGSPGNAYTTPCTYTGLQNISNKKAFAIYPNPSTGLVIVESPYNTGRINIIDITGKQVGTYDLQTKTVLDLSQFAKGIYLIRIVSGVETMEQKVVLR